The Frondihabitans australicus genome includes a region encoding these proteins:
- a CDS encoding riboflavin synthase, producing MFTGIIEERGVVTRVDDVGDSVRLTVRGPKVVDDVHHGDSIAVSGVCLTVVESTADSFTADVMKQTLVMSTHGDLAEGSPVNLERAARVGDRLGGHIVQGHVDGTATLVEVHPGEAWRRLRFSLSDELAPLLVDKGSITLEGVSLTVSDISEAGAADGWFEVNLIPETLAATTLGEKQVGDRVNVETDVLARHVRRMLRIDEVATAALDASPVATVGL from the coding sequence ATGTTCACGGGAATCATCGAAGAGCGCGGCGTCGTCACGCGAGTCGACGACGTCGGGGACTCGGTGCGACTCACCGTCCGCGGCCCGAAGGTCGTCGACGACGTCCACCACGGCGACTCGATCGCCGTGAGCGGAGTCTGCCTCACCGTCGTCGAGTCCACGGCCGACTCGTTCACGGCCGACGTGATGAAGCAGACCCTCGTGATGTCGACCCACGGCGACCTCGCCGAGGGCTCCCCGGTCAACCTCGAGCGTGCCGCCCGCGTCGGCGACCGGCTCGGCGGCCACATCGTGCAGGGCCACGTCGACGGCACGGCGACCCTCGTCGAGGTGCACCCCGGAGAGGCCTGGCGCCGCCTCCGCTTCTCCCTCAGCGACGAGCTCGCGCCCCTCCTCGTCGACAAGGGGTCGATCACCCTCGAGGGCGTCAGCCTGACCGTGAGCGACATCTCCGAGGCAGGAGCAGCGGACGGCTGGTTCGAGGTGAACCTCATCCCCGAGACCCTCGCCGCCACCACCCTCGGCGAGAAGCAGGTCGGCGACCGCGTGAACGTCGAGACCGACGTGCTGGCCCGACACGTGCGCCGCATGCTCCGGATCGACGAGGTCGCCACGGCCGCGCTCGACGCCAGCCCCGTCGCGACGGTGGGTCTCTGA
- a CDS encoding NtaA/DmoA family FMN-dependent monooxygenase (This protein belongs to a clade of FMN-dependent monooxygenases, within a broader family of flavin-dependent oxidoreductases, the luciferase-like monooxygenase (LMM) family, some of whose members use coenzyme F420 rather than FMN.) translates to MFHLGWFLGSGFGIQPWSATNGDGPWAGSNVHDWMKPDIYIDLAKNLERAGFDYILIEDTAMVEDSYQQSAETSLRRGFMAPKNDPMPLVPLMTRATNHIGVIPTVSTIQYPPYLAARLYTTLDHLTKGRVGMNVVTSVTDRVAQNFGYDRHLDHDERYTMAMEWIDVVKQLQGSWEEGAVVADPEAGIYADHTKVHPIDFEGEYFKSRGPLNTIPGPQRLVPVCSAGSSMPGRRLAARYDDTMIAQLPDGPSARKYRDDMRALVAEEGRNPDDVKFMFIATPTIAATDAEAVEKAAAAKEWKKSDKAVEYNLWNMSYTSGGRIDFGGIDPDTKVKDIDLSKQNGEHTSIANLFGGREEQTLREVVSTSFQIGDMGLVGSPDTVAAKMGDLMDEIGGDGFLFYLPTTRYNMAMVADGLAPALKRRGLTRESYTGGTLRDNLLQF, encoded by the coding sequence ATGTTCCACCTCGGATGGTTCCTCGGCTCCGGATTCGGAATCCAGCCCTGGAGCGCCACGAACGGCGACGGCCCCTGGGCCGGCAGCAACGTCCACGACTGGATGAAGCCCGACATCTACATCGACCTCGCCAAGAACCTCGAGCGCGCAGGATTCGACTACATCCTCATCGAGGACACCGCGATGGTCGAGGACTCGTACCAGCAGTCGGCCGAGACGTCGCTGCGCCGCGGGTTCATGGCGCCCAAGAACGACCCGATGCCGCTCGTGCCGCTGATGACCCGCGCGACGAATCACATCGGCGTGATCCCCACCGTCTCGACCATCCAGTACCCGCCGTACCTCGCGGCCCGCCTGTACACGACGCTCGACCACCTGACCAAGGGGCGCGTCGGCATGAACGTCGTCACCAGTGTCACCGACCGCGTAGCGCAGAACTTCGGCTACGACCGCCACCTCGACCACGACGAGCGCTACACGATGGCGATGGAGTGGATCGACGTCGTCAAGCAGCTGCAGGGGTCGTGGGAGGAGGGCGCCGTCGTCGCCGATCCCGAGGCCGGAATCTACGCCGACCACACGAAGGTGCACCCCATCGACTTCGAGGGCGAGTACTTCAAGTCGCGCGGGCCGCTCAACACGATCCCCGGCCCGCAGCGCCTCGTGCCCGTCTGCTCGGCCGGCTCGTCGATGCCCGGTCGCCGCCTCGCGGCCCGGTACGACGACACGATGATCGCCCAGCTGCCCGACGGCCCCTCGGCGCGGAAGTACCGCGACGACATGCGCGCCCTCGTCGCCGAGGAGGGCCGCAACCCCGACGACGTGAAGTTCATGTTCATCGCGACGCCGACGATCGCCGCCACCGACGCGGAGGCCGTCGAGAAGGCGGCCGCGGCCAAGGAGTGGAAGAAGTCCGACAAGGCGGTCGAGTACAACCTCTGGAACATGTCGTACACCTCCGGCGGTCGCATCGACTTCGGCGGCATCGACCCCGACACCAAGGTCAAGGACATCGACCTGTCGAAGCAGAACGGCGAGCACACCTCGATCGCCAACCTCTTCGGCGGCCGGGAGGAGCAGACGCTCCGCGAGGTCGTGTCGACGTCGTTCCAGATCGGCGACATGGGCCTCGTCGGCTCGCCCGACACCGTGGCCGCCAAGATGGGCGACCTGATGGACGAGATCGGCGGCGACGGGTTCCTCTTCTACCTGCCGACCACCCGCTACAACATGGCGATGGTCGCCGACGGCCTCGCCCCCGCCCTGAAGCGCCGCGGCCTCACCCGCGAGAGCTACACCGGCGGCACCCTCCGCGACAACCTTCTGCAGTTCTGA
- a CDS encoding GntR family transcriptional regulator produces the protein MTIAPQDHPRFASHRGVDEQPVTTEHPRAKGGTARGRQISARRVRDLITASIRAGLIDADDPLAEEDLMVVFDTSRGSVRAALTQLSEIGFVERKRRVGTTVNRIGISMPLTDIQAVHDEVFIDIIEDRVVTSFPLVRERLQIDEPEVRMVENTFTADDEVIGLRSAYYSRRFSQDPRVVPTTSPMSETIRVFFGADPGQVTVSMGSDAADAHTARVLGVAEGHPLIVREMTYYSSDGQPLQTVFDRFRGDRVRLEAVTSVV, from the coding sequence ATGACGATCGCACCGCAAGACCACCCTCGCTTCGCCTCGCACCGCGGGGTCGACGAGCAGCCCGTGACGACGGAGCACCCGCGCGCGAAAGGCGGCACCGCCCGTGGCCGCCAGATCTCCGCTCGCCGGGTGCGCGACCTCATCACGGCCTCGATCCGGGCCGGCCTCATCGACGCGGACGACCCCCTGGCCGAGGAAGACCTCATGGTCGTCTTCGACACCAGCCGCGGCTCGGTGCGCGCCGCCCTCACGCAGCTGAGCGAGATCGGCTTCGTCGAGCGGAAGCGCCGGGTCGGCACGACGGTCAACCGCATCGGCATCAGCATGCCCCTCACCGACATCCAGGCCGTCCACGACGAGGTCTTCATCGACATCATCGAAGACCGGGTGGTGACGAGCTTCCCGCTGGTGCGCGAGCGGCTCCAGATCGACGAGCCCGAGGTGCGCATGGTCGAGAACACCTTCACCGCCGACGACGAGGTGATCGGCCTCCGCTCGGCCTACTACTCGCGGCGGTTCTCGCAGGATCCCCGGGTCGTCCCCACGACCAGCCCCATGTCCGAGACGATCCGCGTGTTCTTCGGCGCCGACCCGGGCCAGGTCACCGTGTCGATGGGCAGCGACGCGGCCGACGCGCACACCGCCCGCGTGCTCGGCGTCGCCGAGGGTCACCCGCTCATCGTGCGCGAGATGACCTACTACTCCTCCGACGGCCAGCCGCTGCAGACGGTGTTCGACCGGTTCCGCGGCGACCGCGTGAGGCTCGAAGCGGTCACGAGCGTCGTCTGA
- a CDS encoding NtaA/DmoA family FMN-dependent monooxygenase (This protein belongs to a clade of FMN-dependent monooxygenases, within a broader family of flavin-dependent oxidoreductases, the luciferase-like monooxygenase (LMM) family, some of whose members use coenzyme F420 rather than FMN.) yields the protein MFHLGWFLGYGFGAYGWNEQWSGNVGRDVANPQLFIDAATSLERAGFDYMMLEDSSVLPDVFGSSFEYSLRTAIIRQDPMPLVPLLAAATKHLGIIATAATPFYPPFLAARLMNTLDHLSHGRVGMNLVTASPHAAAQNYGYEQHFEHDLRYEMADEWVQAVKALWSSWDADALVLDEATGVFADHEKVRHVDFEGQFYRTRGPLNTVPSPQHHPVLCQAGGSPKGRDLGAKNADTLIASAPGVAAMKEYRDDIRRRAAGFGRNPDDLKVLFLVQPVLGDTDREAEEKNERMLAATKDSIDAQLANLSYTSGFDFAKFDLDEPLPQELKGKSNGHQSVIEAFLAKADGKTLREALPAQRDTTGSVRLVGSPETVAAQMDEAVQEAGGDGFLIGLPVTRKNLTEVCDGLAPVLRRRGLIRDGYEHDTFRENLLAF from the coding sequence ATGTTCCACTTGGGCTGGTTCCTCGGCTACGGTTTCGGCGCCTACGGCTGGAATGAGCAGTGGTCGGGCAACGTCGGTCGCGACGTCGCCAACCCGCAGCTGTTCATCGACGCCGCGACGAGCCTCGAGCGCGCCGGGTTCGACTACATGATGCTCGAGGACTCCTCGGTGCTTCCTGACGTCTTCGGCTCGTCGTTCGAGTACTCGCTGCGCACGGCCATCATCCGGCAGGATCCGATGCCCCTCGTGCCCCTGCTGGCCGCGGCCACGAAGCACCTCGGCATCATCGCCACCGCCGCCACGCCGTTCTACCCGCCGTTCCTCGCGGCGCGACTCATGAACACCCTCGACCACCTCTCGCACGGCCGCGTCGGCATGAACCTCGTGACCGCGTCGCCTCACGCCGCCGCCCAGAACTACGGCTACGAGCAGCACTTCGAGCACGACCTCCGCTACGAGATGGCGGACGAGTGGGTGCAGGCGGTCAAGGCGCTCTGGTCGTCGTGGGACGCCGACGCGCTCGTGCTCGACGAGGCCACCGGCGTCTTCGCCGACCACGAGAAGGTACGCCACGTCGACTTCGAGGGACAGTTCTACAGGACGCGCGGACCGCTCAACACGGTGCCGTCGCCGCAGCACCACCCAGTGCTCTGCCAGGCCGGCGGGTCGCCGAAGGGCCGCGACCTCGGCGCGAAGAACGCCGACACGCTCATCGCGTCGGCGCCCGGCGTCGCCGCCATGAAGGAGTACCGCGACGACATCCGCCGCCGGGCCGCGGGCTTCGGCCGCAACCCCGACGACCTCAAGGTGCTCTTCCTCGTGCAGCCGGTGCTCGGCGACACCGACCGCGAGGCCGAGGAGAAGAACGAGCGCATGCTGGCCGCCACCAAGGACTCGATCGACGCCCAGCTGGCGAACCTCTCGTACACCTCCGGCTTCGACTTCGCGAAGTTCGACCTCGACGAGCCGCTGCCGCAGGAGCTGAAGGGCAAGAGCAACGGCCACCAGTCGGTGATCGAGGCCTTCCTCGCCAAGGCCGACGGCAAGACCCTGCGCGAGGCCCTTCCCGCACAGCGCGACACGACCGGTTCGGTGCGCCTCGTCGGGTCGCCCGAGACCGTCGCGGCGCAGATGGACGAGGCCGTGCAGGAGGCCGGCGGCGACGGGTTCCTCATCGGCCTGCCCGTCACCCGCAAGAACCTCACCGAGGTGTGCGACGGCCTCGCGCCGGTGCTCCGTCGCCGCGGGCTCATCCGCGACGGCTACGAGCACGACACCTTCCGCGAGAACCTCCTGGCCTTCTAG
- a CDS encoding aminodeoxychorismate lyase: MTAPVLLLLTHDATGAVVSVDQVDPAKPHVSVADLSATRGDGIFESVGIVGGRAQALEPHLERFARSARMLDLPAPDLDVWRSAILRAADLADEPETELLAKVIFTRGVEGTGVPTGWVHVFASPSYRAAREGGIRVVTLDRGYRSDVADTSPWLLQGAKTLSYAINMAALREAARRGADDVVFVSTDGIVLEGPNSNVIALIDGVYVTTPVELGVLKGTTQGAFFADVEARGAKVEYRSMTLAELQGASAVWLSSSGRQIAAVTELDGVPMAQDPAITPVELAALLAR, from the coding sequence ATGACTGCACCGGTGCTCCTCCTGCTCACCCACGACGCCACGGGCGCCGTCGTCTCGGTCGACCAGGTCGATCCCGCGAAGCCCCACGTCTCGGTCGCCGACCTGTCCGCCACCCGCGGCGACGGGATCTTCGAGAGCGTCGGGATCGTGGGCGGGCGAGCGCAGGCGCTCGAACCCCACCTGGAGCGCTTCGCCCGATCGGCGCGCATGCTCGACCTGCCGGCGCCCGATCTCGACGTGTGGCGATCGGCGATCCTGCGCGCTGCCGACCTGGCCGACGAGCCGGAGACCGAGCTGCTCGCCAAGGTGATCTTCACGCGCGGGGTCGAGGGCACCGGAGTGCCGACGGGCTGGGTGCACGTGTTCGCGTCGCCGTCGTACCGGGCCGCTCGCGAGGGCGGCATCCGGGTCGTCACGCTCGACCGCGGCTACCGCAGCGACGTGGCCGACACGTCGCCGTGGCTTCTCCAGGGCGCCAAGACGCTCTCGTACGCGATCAACATGGCGGCCCTCCGCGAGGCGGCGCGGCGGGGCGCGGACGACGTCGTGTTCGTCTCGACCGACGGCATCGTGCTCGAAGGGCCGAACTCGAACGTCATCGCCCTGATCGACGGCGTCTACGTCACGACCCCGGTCGAGCTGGGCGTGCTCAAGGGCACGACGCAGGGCGCGTTCTTCGCCGACGTCGAGGCGCGCGGCGCGAAGGTCGAGTACCGCTCGATGACTCTGGCCGAACTGCAGGGCGCCTCGGCCGTCTGGCTGTCGTCGAGCGGCCGGCAGATCGCGGCCGTCACCGAGCTCGACGGCGTGCCCATGGCGCAGGATCCGGCGATCACCCCCGTGGAGCTCGCCGCGCTCCTCGCCCGCTGA
- a CDS encoding ABC transporter ATP-binding protein, protein MSASTPTTATGSTAVARGVRIEAHEVRKSYGRKTAVEGVSFVLAPGERVGIVGESGSGKSTMAKIITGLEKSSAGSITVDGRELNDLMSSRQGQLEYRRRVQLVAQDTTSTFDPRHRIRESLRIPAQILGGHDVAGADAAIAEITAELGIEPAWVDRYPGELSGGQRQRMSIARALIVRPDLVVCDEAVSALDVSVQGVVLNLLKRYSVEHGAGLMFVSHGLPATAFITRELVVMNAGRVVETGRTLELLERPSHPYTQKLVGAYEDADETAA, encoded by the coding sequence ATGAGCGCCTCCACCCCCACCACCGCGACCGGCTCGACCGCCGTGGCCCGCGGCGTCCGCATCGAGGCGCACGAGGTCCGCAAGAGCTACGGCCGCAAGACCGCCGTCGAGGGCGTCTCGTTCGTCCTCGCGCCGGGTGAGCGCGTCGGCATCGTCGGCGAGTCGGGATCCGGCAAGTCGACGATGGCGAAGATCATCACCGGCCTCGAGAAGTCGTCCGCCGGCAGCATCACCGTCGACGGCCGCGAGCTGAACGACCTCATGTCGTCGCGTCAGGGTCAGCTCGAGTACCGCCGCCGAGTGCAGCTGGTGGCCCAGGACACCACCTCGACCTTCGACCCCCGGCACAGGATCCGAGAGTCCCTCCGAATCCCGGCACAGATCCTCGGCGGCCACGACGTCGCCGGGGCCGACGCCGCCATCGCCGAGATCACCGCCGAGCTCGGCATCGAGCCCGCCTGGGTCGACCGCTACCCCGGTGAGCTCTCCGGCGGCCAGCGTCAGCGCATGTCGATCGCCCGGGCCCTCATCGTCCGGCCCGACCTCGTCGTCTGCGACGAGGCGGTCTCCGCCCTCGACGTGTCGGTCCAGGGCGTCGTGCTCAACCTGTTGAAGCGCTATTCCGTCGAGCACGGCGCAGGCCTCATGTTCGTCTCGCACGGCCTGCCCGCCACGGCGTTCATCACACGGGAGCTCGTCGTTATGAACGCCGGCCGGGTCGTCGAGACGGGCCGCACTCTCGAGCTCCTGGAACGCCCCTCCCACCCCTACACGCAGAAGCTCGTCGGCGCCTACGAGGACGCCGACGAGACCGCCGCCTGA
- a CDS encoding NtaA/DmoA family FMN-dependent monooxygenase (This protein belongs to a clade of FMN-dependent monooxygenases, within a broader family of flavin-dependent oxidoreductases, the luciferase-like monooxygenase (LMM) family, some of whose members use coenzyme F420 rather than FMN.): protein MFHLAWFLGDGYGIHPWSTTNGDGPWVGSNAFDWTDPDIYIDMATSLERAGFDYILIEDTAMVEDSYNGSADTSLRRGFMAPKSDPMPLVPIMTQATKHIGVIPTVSTIQYPPYLAARLYTTLDHLTGGRVGMNVVTSVTDRVAQNYGYDKHLDHDERYAMAMEWTDVVLQLQDSWKDGAVIADPESGVYADHTKVQPIDFEGKYFKSRGPLNTIPGPQRQPPICSAGSSEPGRDLAARYDDTMISMVRTGAEGRAYRDDMRARVAAYGRNPDDVKFMFLATPTIAATDDEAWAMVEAARAYRASDKGIEYNLWNMSYTSGGRIDFGGIDPDTLIRDIDLTKQNGENTSIKNLFEGHEDKTLREVVATSHQVSDMGLWGSPDTVAGKMEDLMAEIGGDGFLIYMPTTRMNFALVADGLAPALRRRGLIREEYTGGTLRDNLRAF, encoded by the coding sequence ATGTTCCATCTCGCCTGGTTCCTCGGCGACGGCTACGGCATCCACCCGTGGAGCACCACCAACGGCGACGGCCCCTGGGTCGGCTCGAACGCCTTCGACTGGACCGACCCCGACATCTACATCGACATGGCGACGAGCCTCGAGCGCGCAGGATTCGACTACATCCTGATCGAGGACACCGCGATGGTCGAGGACAGCTACAACGGCTCGGCCGACACGTCGCTGCGCCGAGGCTTCATGGCCCCGAAGAGCGACCCCATGCCGCTCGTGCCGATCATGACGCAGGCCACGAAGCACATCGGCGTGATCCCGACGGTGTCGACGATCCAGTACCCGCCGTACCTCGCGGCTCGCCTCTACACGACGCTCGACCACCTCACCGGAGGCCGCGTCGGCATGAACGTCGTCACGAGCGTCACCGACCGCGTCGCGCAGAACTACGGCTACGACAAGCACCTCGACCACGACGAGCGCTACGCCATGGCGATGGAGTGGACCGACGTCGTGCTCCAGCTGCAGGACTCGTGGAAGGACGGCGCCGTCATCGCCGACCCCGAGTCGGGCGTCTACGCCGACCACACGAAGGTGCAGCCGATCGACTTCGAGGGCAAGTACTTCAAGTCGCGCGGCCCGCTCAACACGATCCCCGGCCCCCAGCGCCAGCCTCCGATCTGCTCCGCAGGCTCGTCGGAGCCCGGCCGCGACCTGGCCGCGAGGTACGACGACACCATGATCTCGATGGTGCGCACAGGAGCCGAGGGACGCGCCTACCGAGACGACATGCGGGCTCGGGTCGCCGCCTACGGGCGCAACCCCGACGACGTGAAGTTCATGTTCCTCGCCACGCCCACCATCGCCGCCACCGATGACGAGGCCTGGGCGATGGTCGAGGCCGCCCGCGCCTACCGGGCCAGCGACAAGGGCATCGAGTACAACCTCTGGAACATGTCGTACACCTCGGGCGGCCGGATCGACTTCGGCGGCATCGACCCCGACACGCTGATCCGCGACATCGACCTGACGAAGCAGAACGGCGAGAACACGTCGATCAAGAACCTGTTCGAAGGGCACGAGGACAAGACGCTGCGCGAGGTCGTCGCGACGTCGCACCAGGTCTCGGACATGGGCCTGTGGGGCTCGCCCGACACGGTCGCCGGCAAGATGGAGGACCTCATGGCCGAGATCGGCGGCGACGGCTTCCTGATCTACATGCCGACGACGCGCATGAACTTCGCGCTCGTGGCCGACGGCCTGGCCCCGGCGCTGCGTCGTCGCGGGCTGATCCGCGAGGAGTACACCGGCGGCACGCTGCGCGACAACCTGCGGGCGTTCTAG
- the ribH gene encoding 6,7-dimethyl-8-ribityllumazine synthase codes for MSGEGAPQAQDIDGTGVRVTIVAGTWHDVITDGLIAGAQRALDTMNATTTLVRVPGSFELPLVAKAALENGADAVVALGVIIRGGTPHFEYVSDAATSGLTRVALDTGKPVGFGLLTLDDEQQGLDRAGLPDSKEDKGAEAAAAAVETVLTLRKLTSPALAN; via the coding sequence ATGAGCGGCGAGGGAGCACCCCAGGCCCAGGACATCGACGGCACCGGAGTCCGCGTGACGATCGTCGCCGGAACCTGGCACGACGTCATCACCGACGGCCTCATCGCAGGAGCCCAGCGCGCCCTCGACACGATGAACGCCACGACGACACTGGTGCGCGTGCCCGGCAGCTTCGAACTGCCGCTGGTCGCGAAGGCCGCGCTCGAGAACGGCGCCGACGCGGTGGTCGCCCTCGGCGTCATCATCCGCGGCGGCACGCCGCACTTCGAGTACGTGAGCGACGCGGCGACCTCGGGGCTCACCCGGGTCGCGCTCGACACCGGCAAGCCGGTCGGCTTCGGCCTGCTCACCCTGGACGACGAGCAGCAGGGCCTCGACCGCGCGGGCCTGCCCGACTCCAAGGAGGACAAGGGCGCCGAGGCGGCGGCGGCGGCCGTCGAGACGGTCCTCACGCTCCGGAAGCTGACCTCTCCAGCTCTCGCGAACTAG
- a CDS encoding L-serine ammonia-lyase: MSTTGSVATRTTDYVSALDLFSVGVGPSSSHTVGPMRAARLFAEGVGRSCGLEAVGRVTVTLFGSLAATGLGHGTPDAVIAGLQGLAPETCDPDEVRGALARAQGAGSVSLLGAHPLAWGDDDLTLAPLTRLPQHPNALQLSAVDESGRVLARETYFSVGGGFVVREGDDDRALPAQEAPLGFATAAELLALCAARGESIAEIAWANECALHGSDAVAAGLEQRWRAMEGCIDAGLSATGVLPGWMKVPRRAASVAAALRAEPALPDAPAQWLQAFALAVNEENAGGGRVVTAPTNGAAGIIPAVGRYAIEFAGVPRARVVRDYLLTSAVVGSLYKRNASISGAEAGCQGEVGSASSMAAAGLTAILGGTPRQVENAAEIAMEHHLGLTCDPVGGFVQVPCIERNAIAAGTAVAATRLALLGDGSHFVSLDTVVETMRQTGRDMASSYKETSEAGLAVNVIEC, encoded by the coding sequence ATGAGCACCACCGGCAGCGTCGCCACCCGCACCACCGACTACGTCTCCGCCCTCGACCTGTTCTCGGTGGGGGTGGGGCCGTCGTCGTCTCACACGGTCGGGCCGATGCGCGCGGCGAGGCTCTTCGCCGAGGGCGTGGGCCGATCCTGCGGCCTGGAGGCAGTGGGTCGAGTGACGGTCACGCTGTTCGGATCGCTCGCGGCGACCGGCCTCGGGCACGGCACGCCCGACGCCGTGATCGCGGGGCTGCAGGGCCTCGCGCCCGAGACGTGCGACCCCGACGAGGTCCGCGGTGCTCTCGCCAGAGCCCAGGGTGCAGGATCGGTGAGCCTCCTCGGCGCGCACCCTCTCGCCTGGGGCGACGACGACCTCACCCTCGCCCCGCTGACGCGCCTTCCGCAGCACCCGAACGCGCTGCAGCTGTCGGCCGTCGACGAGTCGGGCCGGGTGCTCGCCCGCGAGACGTACTTCTCGGTCGGCGGCGGCTTCGTGGTGCGCGAGGGCGACGACGACCGAGCGCTGCCCGCCCAGGAGGCGCCGCTCGGCTTCGCGACCGCCGCCGAGCTGCTCGCGCTCTGCGCGGCGCGCGGCGAGTCGATCGCCGAGATCGCCTGGGCGAACGAGTGCGCGCTGCACGGGTCGGACGCCGTCGCCGCCGGGCTCGAGCAGCGCTGGCGCGCGATGGAGGGGTGCATCGACGCCGGGCTGTCAGCCACCGGCGTGCTGCCCGGCTGGATGAAGGTGCCGCGCCGCGCCGCCTCGGTCGCGGCAGCTCTGCGGGCCGAACCCGCGCTGCCCGATGCCCCGGCCCAGTGGCTCCAGGCGTTCGCCCTCGCGGTGAACGAGGAGAACGCGGGCGGCGGTCGCGTCGTCACGGCCCCGACGAACGGCGCGGCCGGCATCATCCCCGCCGTCGGCCGCTACGCGATCGAGTTCGCCGGGGTGCCGCGTGCGAGGGTCGTCCGCGACTACCTGCTCACGAGCGCCGTCGTCGGCTCGCTCTACAAGCGCAACGCGTCGATCTCAGGAGCCGAGGCGGGGTGCCAGGGCGAGGTCGGCTCGGCATCGTCGATGGCCGCGGCGGGACTCACCGCGATCCTGGGCGGAACCCCTCGCCAGGTCGAGAACGCGGCCGAGATCGCGATGGAGCACCACCTCGGACTCACCTGCGACCCGGTCGGCGGCTTCGTCCAGGTGCCGTGCATCGAGCGGAACGCGATCGCGGCCGGCACGGCGGTCGCCGCCACGCGGCTGGCGCTGCTCGGCGACGGCTCGCACTTCGTCAGCCTCGACACCGTGGTCGAGACGATGCGGCAGACCGGGCGCGACATGGCGTCGTCGTACAAGGAGACCTCGGAGGCCGGGCTCGCCGTCAACGTGATCGAGTGCTGA
- a CDS encoding pentapeptide repeat-containing protein, with protein sequence MAGRASRGTGVQAPRLDDVDPQGLRAVDAAGLGERETHDGELFDGGDVSGADLQGSTFTECRFDGVTLGGALLRGSRFVDTVLADPFAPELSAARTTWKRVRVDRPRWGSAELFDAEFEGALIQGGKIDYLNLRQSQLTDVVIEGCSIGELDLGGVTATRVALRDCRLGTLDLTRATLSSFDLRGATFDRLDGVDGLRGAVVDEYQLALLAPLLAAQSGLVVA encoded by the coding sequence ATGGCTGGCAGAGCATCGCGCGGAACGGGTGTCCAGGCACCGAGACTCGACGACGTCGATCCGCAGGGCCTCCGCGCGGTCGACGCCGCAGGGCTGGGCGAACGCGAGACGCACGACGGCGAGCTGTTCGACGGCGGCGACGTCTCGGGCGCCGACCTCCAGGGCTCGACGTTCACGGAGTGCCGGTTCGACGGCGTCACCCTCGGCGGCGCGCTGCTGCGCGGCAGCCGCTTCGTCGACACGGTGCTCGCCGACCCGTTCGCGCCCGAGCTCAGCGCGGCGCGCACCACCTGGAAGCGCGTGCGCGTCGACCGCCCGCGCTGGGGGAGCGCCGAGCTCTTCGACGCCGAGTTCGAGGGCGCGCTGATCCAGGGCGGCAAGATCGACTACCTCAACCTGCGCCAGTCGCAGCTGACCGACGTCGTCATCGAGGGCTGCTCCATCGGCGAGCTCGACCTCGGCGGCGTCACGGCCACGCGGGTCGCCCTCCGCGACTGCCGCCTCGGCACCCTCGACCTCACCCGCGCGACGCTGTCGTCGTTCGACCTGCGCGGCGCCACGTTCGACCGTCTCGACGGCGTCGACGGGCTCCGCGGCGCGGTCGTCGACGAGTACCAGCTGGCGCTCCTGGCACCGCTGCTGGCGGCGCAATCGGGGCTCGTGGTGGCCTAG